The following proteins are co-located in the Deltaproteobacteria bacterium PRO3 genome:
- a CDS encoding polyribonucleotide nucleotidyltransferase → MAQIHRVECEIGGRTLVIETGRVAKQAAGSVTVRYGDTIVLVTACASADPKEGIDFLPLTVDYLEKTFAAGKIPGGFFKREGKPTEKETLTSRFIDRPIRPLFPEGWACETQIIATVLSADNDNDPDTLAMIGASTALTISDIPFNGPIGGCRIGRVNGQIVINPTLSQLDETDIEVILAASKDAIVMVEGGAREASEAEMIAALRAGHDALQPVIAAQHKLRELVGKEKRALPVVEKDAALAAKVREFAHDKLVKAFAVREKLARGKAVKEVKKELKAALITEDSPEDLE, encoded by the coding sequence ATGGCACAAATTCATCGCGTCGAATGCGAAATCGGGGGCCGCACCCTCGTCATCGAAACCGGGAGGGTGGCCAAGCAGGCCGCCGGCTCCGTCACCGTCCGCTACGGCGACACCATCGTGCTGGTCACCGCCTGCGCCAGCGCCGATCCCAAGGAAGGCATCGATTTCCTGCCCTTGACCGTCGACTACCTCGAAAAGACCTTCGCCGCCGGCAAGATCCCGGGCGGCTTCTTCAAGCGCGAGGGCAAGCCCACCGAGAAGGAGACGCTGACCAGCCGCTTCATCGACCGGCCGATCCGTCCCTTGTTCCCCGAGGGCTGGGCCTGCGAGACTCAGATTATCGCAACCGTCCTCTCCGCTGATAACGACAACGACCCCGACACCCTGGCGATGATCGGTGCCTCCACGGCGCTCACGATTTCCGACATTCCCTTCAACGGCCCGATCGGCGGCTGCCGCATCGGCCGGGTCAACGGGCAGATCGTCATCAACCCGACCTTGAGCCAATTGGACGAGACCGACATCGAGGTCATCCTCGCCGCCAGCAAGGACGCCATCGTGATGGTCGAAGGCGGGGCTCGCGAGGCCTCCGAGGCCGAGATGATCGCCGCCCTGCGCGCCGGGCACGACGCCCTGCAGCCGGTGATCGCCGCGCAGCACAAGCTGCGCGAGCTGGTGGGCAAGGAGAAGCGCGCCCTCCCGGTCGTCGAAAAAGACGCGGCACTGGCCGCCAAGGTCCGCGAATTCGCCCACGACAAGCTGGTGAAGGCCTTCGCGGTCCGCGAGAAGCTGGCCCGCGGCAAGGCCGTCAAGGAAGTGAAGAAAGAGCTCAAGGCCGCCCTGATCACCGAGGACAGCCCCGAGGACCTCGAGA